A portion of the Pirellulales bacterium genome contains these proteins:
- a CDS encoding prenyltransferase/squalene oxidase repeat-containing protein, translating into MATDSSPGSKIDLPSAEPAPKARPAAGVPPKKPATNGKGLNTDTGDKPAAKTSTTAGANKAAAKPAAKSPAADTKSPGLKKAAAPSKPAGKVPAAGDKVPAAGDKVPAAKQAAGKAKVAGKAPRDAKTASSTREELEELERVGTLKMITLVPAWMISAIVHMVILLIFGLMLMPEKKKETLQALVAKVSESSDSVEEVADISQPESLDTDVNDLATTVDVVTTSEIVPTEVADTPAPTEVAISPVGIPTAPAGDLLKDLSVGSGGTGKGALAGRGGTADSKRASGATDASEAAVARALKWLAEHQLPDGSWSFDHTVGKCQGQCTHPGTKADARFAATGLALLPFLGAGHTHKQGKFKDNVRLGLYWLASNMKVTANGGAMVDSGAMYGHGIASIALCEAYAMTQDKQLAPPAQASLNFIMYAQDPVGGGWRYQPREAGDTSVAGWQIMALKSGYLGFLEVDKRKCIPGAMKFLDSVQADGGTFYGYNKPGNGPATTAIGLLCRMYMGWPHEKPELEKGVKYLAGIGPQTGNMYFSYYATQVLHQYDGPDGDIWTGWNTKMRDSLVASQAMAKHETGSWMFTGADHGFEQGGRLYCTALATMTLEIYYRYMPIYTQKSSEDDFE; encoded by the coding sequence ATGGCAACCGATTCGTCGCCTGGCAGCAAGATCGATCTTCCATCGGCCGAGCCGGCCCCCAAGGCCAGGCCCGCCGCCGGCGTGCCGCCGAAAAAGCCGGCGACCAACGGCAAGGGTCTCAATACCGACACGGGCGACAAACCCGCCGCAAAAACGAGCACTACCGCCGGGGCAAACAAGGCCGCCGCAAAACCGGCCGCCAAATCGCCTGCTGCCGACACGAAATCGCCGGGCTTGAAGAAGGCAGCCGCGCCAAGCAAGCCCGCGGGCAAGGTGCCCGCGGCAGGCGACAAGGTGCCCGCGGCAGGCGACAAGGTGCCCGCGGCAAAACAAGCCGCCGGCAAGGCCAAAGTGGCCGGCAAGGCGCCGCGTGACGCGAAAACCGCCAGTTCGACCCGCGAGGAGCTGGAAGAACTCGAAAGAGTCGGCACGCTGAAAATGATCACGCTCGTGCCGGCCTGGATGATCAGCGCCATCGTACACATGGTCATCCTGTTGATTTTCGGGCTGATGCTGATGCCCGAAAAAAAGAAAGAGACCCTGCAAGCGCTGGTCGCCAAGGTCTCGGAATCGAGCGACTCCGTGGAGGAGGTCGCCGACATCAGCCAGCCGGAGTCGCTCGACACCGACGTCAACGACCTGGCGACGACCGTCGACGTGGTGACCACCTCGGAGATTGTGCCCACCGAAGTGGCCGACACTCCGGCGCCGACCGAGGTGGCGATCTCGCCGGTGGGCATTCCCACCGCGCCGGCGGGCGACCTGCTGAAAGACCTTTCGGTGGGTTCCGGCGGCACGGGCAAAGGCGCCTTGGCCGGCCGTGGCGGCACGGCGGACTCGAAGCGGGCCAGCGGTGCCACCGACGCCAGCGAGGCCGCCGTGGCCCGCGCGCTCAAGTGGCTGGCAGAGCATCAACTGCCCGACGGAAGCTGGAGTTTCGACCATACCGTCGGCAAGTGCCAGGGGCAGTGTACGCATCCGGGCACCAAGGCCGACGCCCGATTCGCGGCCACCGGGCTGGCGCTGTTGCCGTTTCTGGGCGCGGGACACACGCACAAACAGGGCAAGTTCAAGGACAACGTCCGCCTTGGCCTTTATTGGTTGGCCAGCAACATGAAGGTCACGGCCAACGGCGGCGCCATGGTCGACTCGGGAGCGATGTATGGTCATGGCATCGCCAGCATCGCGCTGTGCGAAGCCTACGCCATGACGCAAGACAAGCAGCTTGCCCCCCCGGCGCAGGCCTCGTTGAACTTCATCATGTATGCCCAGGATCCGGTCGGGGGCGGCTGGCGCTATCAGCCGCGCGAGGCGGGCGACACGTCGGTCGCGGGCTGGCAAATCATGGCCCTGAAGAGCGGCTATCTCGGCTTCCTGGAAGTCGATAAACGCAAGTGTATCCCGGGCGCCATGAAGTTTCTCGATTCGGTGCAGGCCGACGGGGGCACGTTTTATGGCTACAACAAGCCCGGCAACGGGCCGGCGACCACGGCCATCGGCTTGCTCTGCCGGATGTACATGGGCTGGCCGCACGAAAAGCCGGAGCTGGAAAAGGGCGTGAAATACCTCGCCGGTATCGGTCCCCAAACCGGCAACATGTACTTCAGCTATTACGCCACGCAGGTGCTCCATCAGTACGATGGCCCCGACGGCGATATCTGGACCGGCTGGAACACCAAGATGCGCGATTCTTTGGTGGCTTCGCAGGCGATGGCGAAGCACGAGACCGGAAGTTGGATGTTCACCGGCGCCGATCACGGCTTCGAGCAGGGCGGGCGGCTTTATTGCACCGCCCTGGCCACCATGACGCTGGAAATCTACTATCGTTACATGCCGATCTATACGCAGAAGAGCTCGGAAGACGACTTCGAATAA
- a CDS encoding SUMF1/EgtB/PvdO family nonheme iron enzyme: protein MRIALVLISAVLIVSPAWAKKPLPEKTKLDAAKIAARDRYYSELKAAHVPALKTFLDAADAIRDDDVRQAGLLLVIAEAATEGGHVKLALEAQDRLGRHFDYDALAGKVKVIEAASKTAKNTDARTTLVNRVLELIDQAVDAERFDIVEQAAKAGEAIAVKLRDAKLRKELTAKRTKAEARRRENKAQTADLAKAEAILKSDPADGEAHRIVGVQLACGDKWSEALVHLAQADDPELRAAAAADAERPGGPEKEVAIADAWWQLADSFENEKHRAAFRARAIYWYSRSAAGLSGLRRTRAARRPKLSGEEPAVAAAARGAGDDNLAELLLAPGVTLRLAKIPGTSDETIKPFWLAQTELTEPQWAVTMGDKAESRDLPKVRISFTGCRTLCQRLNGSPAGRRYQFRLPTREEFVHACGKPNTYAGDLEDYCWCLENSPEKLQPVGIKKPNLFGLFDSLGNVWEWCDDGKFYGLSAWDTIKNPQPAYTSVELPNDYQGPRADYLGGNVGVRLAADLR from the coding sequence ATGCGGATTGCCCTCGTTCTGATCTCCGCGGTTCTCATCGTCAGCCCGGCCTGGGCCAAGAAGCCGCTGCCCGAAAAAACGAAGCTCGACGCCGCCAAGATCGCCGCCCGCGATCGTTACTATAGCGAGCTGAAGGCGGCCCACGTTCCTGCGCTGAAAACCTTTCTCGACGCCGCCGACGCCATCCGCGACGACGACGTGCGACAGGCGGGTCTGCTGTTGGTGATCGCCGAGGCGGCGACGGAAGGCGGCCACGTCAAACTGGCTCTGGAAGCGCAGGACCGGCTTGGGCGGCATTTCGACTATGATGCGCTGGCCGGAAAAGTGAAAGTCATCGAGGCGGCCAGCAAGACGGCCAAGAACACCGATGCGCGAACGACGCTCGTCAACCGCGTGTTGGAATTGATCGACCAGGCGGTTGACGCCGAGCGGTTCGACATCGTCGAGCAGGCGGCCAAGGCGGGCGAAGCGATCGCCGTCAAACTGCGCGACGCGAAGCTGCGCAAAGAGCTGACGGCCAAGCGGACGAAGGCCGAGGCGCGGCGCCGCGAAAACAAAGCCCAAACCGCTGATTTGGCCAAAGCCGAAGCGATTCTCAAGAGCGACCCCGCCGACGGCGAGGCCCATCGCATCGTCGGCGTACAGCTTGCCTGCGGAGACAAGTGGAGCGAGGCGCTGGTTCACCTGGCCCAAGCCGACGATCCCGAGCTGCGCGCCGCGGCCGCCGCCGATGCCGAGCGTCCCGGCGGTCCCGAAAAGGAGGTCGCCATCGCCGACGCCTGGTGGCAACTGGCCGATAGCTTTGAGAACGAAAAGCACCGCGCGGCGTTTCGCGCACGCGCGATTTATTGGTATAGCCGGTCGGCCGCGGGTCTGAGCGGTCTGCGGCGGACGCGGGCCGCACGACGCCCGAAGCTTTCCGGCGAAGAACCGGCCGTCGCCGCCGCCGCTCGCGGCGCCGGCGACGACAATCTGGCCGAGCTGCTGTTGGCGCCAGGCGTGACGTTGCGGCTGGCAAAGATACCCGGCACGAGCGACGAGACGATCAAGCCGTTTTGGTTGGCCCAGACCGAGCTGACCGAACCTCAATGGGCGGTGACGATGGGCGACAAGGCCGAATCGCGCGATTTGCCGAAAGTGCGGATCTCGTTCACCGGCTGCCGGACGCTGTGCCAGCGGCTGAACGGGTCGCCGGCCGGCCGTCGCTATCAGTTCCGGCTGCCGACGCGGGAAGAATTCGTGCATGCCTGCGGAAAGCCCAACACCTACGCGGGCGATTTGGAGGATTATTGCTGGTGTCTCGAGAACTCGCCGGAGAAGCTTCAGCCGGTGGGCATCAAAAAGCCGAACCTGTTCGGATTGTTTGATTCCCTGGGCAACGTTTGGGAATGGTGTGACGACGGCAAGTTTTACGGCTTATCGGCATGGGACACGATCAAGAATCCGCAGCCGGCCTATACTTCGGTGGAATTGCCGAACGACTATCAGGGTCCGCGTGCCGACTACCTCGGCGGGAACGTGGGCGTGCGGTTGGCGGCGGATCTGCGGTAG
- a CDS encoding Uma2 family endonuclease has translation MSIQPSRRLFSVAEYDQMVETGILREDDRLELIEGEIVAMSPIGSPHAACVRRLTRVLPRLLGDRTQLSVQCPVVIPDWSEPNPDVALLVPRDDDYVDAHPLPRQVQVLIEVADSSLAYDTQVKAPLYAKAGIRELWIVDLKAKRVVVYTRPRSGRYSVMRVHGVRDRFTSPRFAGAEFAVRELLP, from the coding sequence ATGTCGATCCAACCTTCACGCCGTCTTTTCAGCGTCGCCGAATACGACCAGATGGTCGAGACCGGCATTCTGCGCGAGGACGATCGCCTTGAATTGATCGAAGGAGAAATCGTCGCCATGAGCCCAATCGGCAGTCCTCACGCGGCCTGCGTGCGCCGGCTCACCCGCGTGCTGCCCAGACTGCTTGGCGATCGCACCCAGTTGAGCGTCCAATGCCCCGTCGTCATTCCCGACTGGTCGGAGCCCAACCCGGACGTGGCCCTGCTCGTTCCGCGCGACGATGACTACGTCGACGCCCATCCGTTGCCGCGGCAAGTGCAGGTGCTGATCGAGGTGGCCGACAGCTCGCTGGCTTACGATACTCAGGTCAAGGCGCCGCTGTATGCCAAGGCGGGCATTCGCGAGCTGTGGATCGTCGACCTCAAGGCCAAACGCGTTGTCGTATATACCAGACCGCGCTCTGGGCGCTACAGCGTCATGCGTGTCCACGGTGTGCGCGATCGTTTCACCAGCCCACGCTTCGCAGGCGCCGAGTTCGCGGTGCGCGAGCTACTACCGTGA
- a CDS encoding prenyltransferase/squalene oxidase repeat-containing protein, producing the protein MPPPSTFAAGQSVVANSLSKIGGQPTATSPPPLSVQPQPLPGMSSPDGPETVVPLWATEQVHRFWRQASSSLISLVLHALLVILLGLWFIPRNAGTSMALTASLADLASNEEALSANEFVAETGQDEPVSEAAASTLEQTAGDLDRSIAADAQTTDVTPLETSTERRAVRVDATQALVPYSAGVLGSGEDYGGDADVSGALAGRGKAARARLTREGGGSPESEDAVSRGLRWLQAHQLPSGGWCFDLKQGPCQGHCRDPGSEVSTTGATGLALLAFLGRGETHFEGEYQETVKRGIYYLTGQMRIGELGGDLRGESGGTMYSHGIAAIALCEAYAMTRDPTLQPFAQKAIDFIVGAQDPRTGGWRYEPRMPGDTTVSGWQIMALKSGQMAYLRVPYETIERASHFLDTVQVENGARYSYLPRLKEGKELTISAVGLLCRMYTGWPVERPALQKGTGYLAQEGPSLLGEHANIYYNYYATQVMHHNGGERWHVWNERMRDFLVATQATEGHESGSWYFDGGQARKGGRLYVTAMAIMTLEVYYRHLPLYR; encoded by the coding sequence ATGCCGCCCCCATCCACCTTTGCGGCCGGACAGTCGGTCGTGGCGAACAGCCTGAGCAAAATCGGGGGCCAGCCTACAGCCACATCTCCACCACCCTTGTCCGTTCAGCCGCAGCCGCTGCCCGGCATGTCGTCGCCCGATGGTCCGGAAACGGTCGTCCCCCTGTGGGCCACCGAGCAGGTCCATCGCTTCTGGCGGCAGGCATCGAGTAGCCTGATCAGCCTGGTGTTGCACGCGCTGCTGGTCATCCTGCTCGGACTCTGGTTCATTCCACGAAACGCCGGAACGTCGATGGCGCTCACCGCCTCGCTCGCCGACCTGGCCTCCAACGAGGAGGCGTTGAGCGCCAACGAGTTTGTGGCTGAAACCGGCCAGGACGAACCGGTGAGCGAGGCCGCGGCGAGCACGCTGGAGCAAACGGCCGGCGATCTGGATCGAAGCATCGCGGCCGACGCCCAAACCACCGACGTGACGCCGCTGGAAACCTCGACCGAGCGCCGCGCGGTGCGGGTCGATGCCACTCAGGCCCTGGTGCCTTATTCGGCCGGCGTGCTCGGCAGCGGCGAAGACTATGGAGGCGACGCCGACGTCAGCGGCGCGTTGGCCGGCCGGGGCAAAGCCGCCCGTGCTCGTCTGACCCGCGAGGGTGGCGGCAGCCCGGAGAGCGAAGACGCCGTCTCGCGCGGCCTGCGGTGGTTGCAGGCCCATCAGCTTCCCAGCGGCGGTTGGTGTTTCGACCTCAAACAAGGTCCGTGCCAGGGCCACTGCCGCGATCCGGGCAGCGAAGTCTCGACCACCGGCGCCACGGGGCTGGCCCTGTTGGCCTTTTTGGGCCGGGGCGAAACGCACTTCGAAGGCGAATATCAGGAGACCGTCAAGCGGGGCATCTACTATCTGACCGGCCAAATGCGCATCGGCGAGCTGGGCGGCGACCTGCGGGGCGAAAGCGGCGGCACGATGTACTCGCACGGCATCGCCGCGATCGCCCTGTGCGAAGCCTACGCCATGACGCGCGACCCGACGCTGCAGCCGTTCGCCCAAAAGGCGATCGACTTCATCGTCGGCGCGCAAGACCCACGCACCGGCGGTTGGCGCTACGAGCCGCGCATGCCCGGCGACACCACGGTGAGCGGCTGGCAGATCATGGCGCTGAAGAGCGGGCAGATGGCCTATCTGCGGGTGCCCTATGAAACGATCGAGCGGGCCAGCCATTTTCTCGACACGGTGCAGGTGGAGAACGGCGCCCGTTACAGCTATCTGCCGCGGTTGAAGGAAGGCAAAGAGTTGACCATCAGCGCGGTGGGCCTGCTCTGCCGGATGTACACCGGTTGGCCGGTGGAGCGCCCGGCCTTGCAAAAGGGGACCGGCTATCTGGCGCAAGAAGGTCCGTCGCTGCTGGGTGAGCACGCCAACATTTATTACAACTATTACGCCACGCAGGTCATGCACCACAACGGCGGCGAGCGGTGGCACGTCTGGAACGAGCGGATGCGCGACTTTCTGGTGGCCACGCAGGCCACCGAGGGGCACGAGTCGGGAAGCTGGTACTTCGACGGCGGGCAGGCCCGAAAGGGCGGCCGGCTGTACGTCACGGCCATGGCCATCATGACGCTGGAAGTTTACTATCGGCACCTGCCGTTGTACCGATAG
- a CDS encoding HisA/HisF-related TIM barrel protein, whose translation MRVIPVIDLMRGEVVRGVGGKRDQYRPIQSRLCEGSSPKAVGDAFRRLGFCEVYVADLDAIGGAEPDWTSYGALIGCGMKLWGDAGAAGPPALTKMMGYRHGGRCLDTLIVGLESLVDSGLLAESVALVGATRLVFSLDLRRGRPIVGCRQWRKLPAEKIAEEAVGMGIQRMIVLDLARVGVDGGVGTLDLCRRLRREFPALEITSGGGVRSLDDLRLLADAGCDAALVASALHDGRIAAEDAIKATTDGHGRGRQKR comes from the coding sequence ATGCGCGTCATTCCAGTCATTGACCTGATGCGGGGAGAGGTGGTGCGCGGGGTCGGCGGGAAGCGCGATCAGTACCGGCCGATTCAGAGCCGGCTGTGCGAGGGTTCGTCGCCGAAGGCCGTCGGCGATGCTTTTCGGCGGTTGGGGTTCTGCGAAGTTTATGTCGCCGATTTAGACGCGATCGGCGGCGCGGAACCCGACTGGACCTCGTACGGAGCGCTAATCGGCTGCGGCATGAAGCTTTGGGGTGACGCCGGTGCTGCCGGACCGCCCGCACTAACAAAAATGATGGGCTATCGGCATGGTGGTCGGTGTCTCGATACATTGATCGTAGGTTTGGAGTCGCTCGTCGATTCCGGGCTTCTCGCGGAGAGTGTCGCCTTGGTGGGGGCGACCCGGCTCGTGTTCAGCCTCGACCTTCGCCGCGGTCGGCCGATTGTCGGCTGTCGGCAGTGGCGCAAGCTGCCTGCCGAGAAGATCGCCGAGGAAGCAGTCGGCATGGGCATTCAGCGTATGATCGTGCTCGATCTGGCCCGCGTCGGCGTCGATGGCGGCGTTGGCACGCTCGATCTCTGCCGCCGATTGCGCAGGGAGTTTCCCGCGCTGGAGATCACGTCCGGCGGCGGCGTCCGTTCTCTCGACGATCTTCGCCTGCTGGCCGATGCCGGCTGCGACGCCGCCCTGGTCGCCTCCGCGCTGCACGACGGCCGGATCGCGGCAGAGGACGCGATCAAAGCAACTACGGATGGGCACGGACGGGGAAGACAGAAGCGATGA